In the genome of Cryptomeria japonica chromosome 8, Sugi_1.0, whole genome shotgun sequence, one region contains:
- the LOC131067061 gene encoding putative proline-rich receptor-like protein kinase PERK11 yields the protein MNDIAKIIIFLAVLVSDSLYYLSWAETFPPLNCSTSSVRSCDAYIYLRNVTEPIDSVASRFNISAQEITPFNLPDYLGKIRCSCLEFLGVEAFFYKLNYTVQPSDVGLVKREISDKYFSHTAWTEVNALDTYKAGYKLDLGLGCGCPIPGWKSIVSYAVPPGGALYWINTTFNSNFDDIETLNNITDPKLIRANRVYFIPYLSDGRTPKFQPPVPQPSLGKTKGPQESHHKPIKTVKVSLPIAGAILLLVLSIVGFYYGCRKRAKLSESSTALENGQIEYKAAQTGNIITLNGSEHKHEHGENLDIALSLPTLTNLTHDETIQMKSYCIQCYEIGEGSFGKVYVGNLKEKDVAIKKIKCTGKDSKKLIENEVSLLQGKKHKNIVSLIAWCIEDKAFYLVYEYVSGCTLDEYLRGSCAQLSLSWKQCLGIISSIAEGIEFLHFNRIIHVDIKPQNLMVDGKDNEVKIIDFGFSRDVDWEGSHWTTDRITGTRGYWAPEYCLNHKLSYKHDVYSFGIVALEVITGQKHVDNARGSSQFHIPDYVRYMMACNRFEQALDERIKGEGFGERDLINALAVANLALKCVEHNKEERPDMSYVMRALNSMSKENTEGNSIEIVS from the exons ATGAATGACATAgcgaaaattattatttttcttgcaGTTTTAGTTTCAGATTCGCTTTATTACCTATCTTGGGCTGAAACATTCCCACCCCTTAATTGTTCTACTTCCTCTGTTCGCAGTTGCGATGCTTACATTTATCTCCGTAATGTAACTGAACCCATCGATTCTGTTGCATCCAGATTTAACATCTCTGCCCAGGAAATCACCCCCTTTAATCTGCCTGATTATTTGGGTAAAATTCGGTGTTCATGCCTAGAATTCTTAGGAGTGGAGGCCTTTTTCTACAAGCTGAACTATACAGTGCAACCTTCTGATGTGGGTTTAGTTAAAAGAGAGATTTCTGACAAGTATTTTAGCCATACTGCTTGGACGGAGGTAAATGCACTTGATACATATAAAGCAGGCTATAAATTAGATCTAGGTCTGGGTTGTGGGTGCCCTATTCCTGGATGGAAATCAATTGTCTCTTATGCAGTTCCCCCAGGTGGTGCGCTCTACTGGATAAATACAACATTTAACTCCAACTTTGACGACATAGAAACCCTCAACAACATCACGGATCCAAAGCTTATACGAGCGAACAGAGTATACTTTATCCCTTATCTATCAG ATGGGAGAACTCCGAAATTTCAACCTCCCGTTCCTCAACCCAGCTTGGGAAAAACGAAAG GTCCACAAGAAAGCCATCACAAACCAATAAAAACAGTGAAAGTTTCTCTTCCGATTG CTGGTGCAATCCTGCTTCTAGTGTTATCAATAGTTGGTTTTTACTATGGATGCCGCAAAAGAGCGAAACTTTCTGAGTCTTCTACAGCCTTAGAAAATGGACAAATTGAATATAAGGCTGCACAGACTGGTAATATTATAACTCTAAATGGATCAGAGCATAAGCACGAACATGGAGAGAACCTGGATATAGCTCTTTCACTGCCCACATTAACAAACCTTACACATGATGAGACAATTCAAATGAAAAGCTATTGTATCCAATGCTACGAAATTGGGGAAGGAAGCTTTGGAAAAGTGTACGTGGGTAATTTGAAAGAGAAAGATGTGGCTATAAAGAAGATAAAATGTACAGGGAAAGACAGCAAGAAATTAATTGAGAATGAAGTGAGTCTTCTGCAAGGAAAGAAGCACAAAAATATAGTGTCTCTAATTGCATGGTGTATTGAAGATAAAGCATTTTATTTGGTGTATGAATATGTTAGTGGATGTACTCTTGATGAATACTTAAGAGGAAGTTGTGCACAACTTTCTCTGAGCTGGAAGCAGTGTCTGGGAATAATATCAAGTATAGCTGAAGGAATAGAGTTCTTACATTTCAACAGAATCATACATGTTGATATTAAACCTCAAAACTTGATGGTGGATGGTAAGGATAATGAGGTAAAAATTATTGACTTTGGGTTTTCAAGAGATGTGGACTGGGAAGGTAGCCACTGGACAACTGATAGAATAACAGGCACTAGAGGATATTGGGCTCCAGAATATTGCCTTAACCACAAACTCTCGTACAAGCATGATGTTTATAGTTTTGGAATTGTTGCTTTGGAGGTAATAACAGGGCAGAAGCATGTTGACAATGCACGAGGCTCAAGCCAGTTCCATATTCCAGACTATGTACGCTATATGATGGCTTGTAATCGTTTCGAACAAGCTTTGGACGAAAGGATCAAAGGGGAAGGCTTTGGTGAGCGTGATCTTATAAATGCTTTGGCTGTAGCAAACTTAGCCCTCAAATGTGTTGAGCACAACAAGGAAGAGAGACCTGATATGAGCTATGTGATGAGGGCGCTCAATAGCATGAGCAAAGAAAATACTGAAGGAAATTCTATTGAGATTGTCAGTTGA